The following are encoded together in the bacterium genome:
- a CDS encoding ABC transporter substrate-binding protein, producing the protein MFRLMAAAAAAVALVFGLFPSISPTGAAGFKTVISFGVNRAADDLDPVTQDANPNIWAYMQIYQQLVRVNAAGDGFVPDLATSWKVSADGKIWTFTLRPDAVFSTGEPVTSADVVWTFQRAHDLDGPWQWALEPMQAITAVNAHTVAITLKEPFAPFLSDVSLFSNSIGPVSKFKSASHEEISNHPIGSGPYMLVDWKKGEQLTMRANPHYYGRGLPKTPELRIIYIPDDNTRTIALQSGRVDGIDYPPFSLLSALRGDPRIDVQLNPSTAVSHVLLNVSKAPLNNAKLRQALSWATDRPGIVKGVLYGNGTAATSFLPITTPFFDKQLKAYTLDLNKAQALLKESGVPTPVTLRAMVQSGNADAQTTTTLLKGMWAKIGVNLEIEPLDRAAATQRMRNLDYQVYAGGWTNDVPDPSELASYEFDYVTAKSYHTGYQSAAMTALIKQGEREMDPAKRRQIYYKMQELAIQDAPLIWLYYAPYTDALNKNMHGFVQLATGPWIFTNVTVAQ; encoded by the coding sequence ATGTTTCGTCTGATGGCCGCCGCGGCGGCCGCGGTCGCGCTCGTCTTCGGGTTGTTCCCCTCGATCTCGCCCACCGGCGCGGCCGGGTTCAAGACCGTCATCAGTTTCGGGGTCAACCGCGCCGCCGACGACCTCGATCCGGTGACGCAGGACGCCAACCCCAACATCTGGGCATATATGCAGATCTACCAGCAACTGGTGCGCGTCAACGCCGCGGGCGACGGGTTCGTCCCCGACCTCGCGACGAGCTGGAAGGTGTCGGCGGACGGCAAGATCTGGACGTTCACGCTGCGGCCCGACGCCGTGTTCTCTACCGGGGAACCCGTCACGTCGGCCGACGTCGTGTGGACCTTCCAGCGCGCGCACGATCTCGACGGCCCGTGGCAGTGGGCGCTCGAGCCGATGCAGGCGATCACGGCGGTGAACGCCCACACCGTGGCGATCACGCTGAAGGAGCCGTTCGCGCCGTTCCTCTCGGACGTGTCGCTGTTCTCCAACAGTATCGGGCCGGTGAGCAAGTTCAAGTCGGCGTCCCACGAAGAGATTTCGAACCACCCGATCGGGTCCGGCCCATACATGCTCGTCGATTGGAAGAAGGGCGAGCAGCTGACGATGCGGGCCAACCCGCACTACTACGGGCGCGGGCTGCCGAAGACGCCCGAGCTGCGGATCATCTACATCCCCGACGACAACACGCGCACGATCGCGCTGCAGTCCGGCCGCGTGGACGGCATCGACTATCCGCCCTTCTCGCTGCTCTCGGCGCTGCGCGGCGATCCGCGGATCGATGTCCAGCTGAACCCCTCGACCGCGGTCAGCCACGTGCTGCTCAACGTTAGCAAGGCACCGCTCAACAACGCCAAGCTGCGCCAGGCGCTCTCCTGGGCGACCGACCGTCCGGGCATCGTGAAGGGCGTGCTGTACGGCAACGGGACGGCCGCGACGTCGTTCCTTCCGATCACGACGCCGTTTTTCGACAAGCAACTGAAGGCGTACACCCTCGATCTCAACAAGGCGCAGGCGCTGCTCAAGGAATCGGGCGTCCCCACGCCGGTGACCCTGCGCGCGATGGTGCAGTCGGGCAACGCCGACGCGCAGACCACGACGACGCTCTTGAAGGGCATGTGGGCGAAGATCGGCGTGAACCTCGAGATCGAGCCGCTCGACCGCGCCGCCGCGACGCAGCGGATGCGGAACCTCGACTACCAGGTCTACGCCGGCGGGTGGACCAACGATGTGCCCGATCCGTCCGAGCTCGCGTCCTACGAGTTCGACTATGTGACCGCCAAGTCGTACCACACCGGGTACCAGTCGGCCGCGATGACCGCGCTGATCAAGCAAGGCGAGCGCGAGATGGACCCGGCCAAGCGGCGGCAGATCTACTACAAGATGCAGGAGTTGGCGATCCAGGACGCGCCGCTGATCTGGCTGTACTACGCGCCGTACACGGACGCGCTCAACAAGAACATGCACGGGTTCGTGCAGCTGGCCACGGGGCCGTGGATCTTCACGAACGTCACCGTGGCGCAGTAG
- a CDS encoding ABC transporter permease, with protein MLRYALGRIGQMVPIALLVTVLIFLLIKLVPGDPASAILGDRATDASVRALRHQWGLDRPIWEQYAVYMRNLATGNLGQSLRYQTPVTSMLPRRTGVTFFLIVYSLLLSVLIAVPLALLAALYRNRWPDHVIRAFMALPLASPAFWIGILLLIVFALKLRLLPAEGYGEGFADHLQHLFLPALTLSYAFASVLSRNLRSSLIDVLTTTYVDFARAKGLRGRTVLFGHVLRAAMLPIVTLVGVRLSYAIGGSVVIETVFAIPGLGSWMVDSILSRDYVVVQTLTLMFALGTMLINLITDLVYPLFDPRVRVG; from the coding sequence GTGCTGCGCTATGCCCTCGGGCGGATCGGCCAGATGGTGCCGATCGCGCTCCTCGTGACCGTCCTGATCTTTCTGCTGATCAAGCTGGTGCCGGGCGATCCGGCCTCGGCTATTCTCGGCGACCGGGCGACGGACGCCTCGGTGCGGGCGCTGCGGCATCAGTGGGGGCTCGACCGCCCGATCTGGGAGCAGTACGCCGTCTACATGCGTAACCTCGCGACCGGCAACCTCGGCCAGTCGCTCCGCTACCAGACCCCCGTCACGTCGATGCTGCCGCGCCGGACGGGCGTCACGTTTTTCCTGATCGTCTACAGCCTGCTGCTGTCGGTACTGATTGCGGTGCCGCTCGCGCTCCTCGCAGCGCTGTACCGCAACCGCTGGCCGGACCATGTGATCCGGGCGTTCATGGCGCTGCCGCTCGCCTCGCCGGCGTTCTGGATCGGCATCCTGCTGCTGATCGTCTTCGCGTTGAAGCTGCGCCTCCTGCCGGCGGAGGGGTACGGCGAGGGCTTCGCGGACCACCTGCAGCACCTGTTCTTGCCGGCGCTGACGCTCTCGTACGCGTTCGCCTCGGTCCTGAGCCGAAACTTGCGCTCGTCGCTGATCGACGTGCTCACGACCACCTACGTCGACTTCGCGCGGGCGAAGGGGCTGCGGGGCCGCACCGTGCTGTTCGGCCACGTGCTGCGCGCCGCGATGCTGCCCATCGTGACGCTCGTGGGTGTGCGGCTCTCCTACGCCATCGGCGGCTCGGTCGTGATCGAGACGGTGTTCGCGATCCCGGGGCTGGGCTCGTGGATGGTCGACTCGATCCTCTCCCGCGACTACGTTGTGGTGCAGACGCTGACGCTGATGTTCGCGCTCGGCACGATGCTGATCAACCTCATCACCGACCTCGTGTACCCGCTGTTCGACCCGCGGGTGCGCGTGGGATGA
- a CDS encoding ABC transporter permease, translated as MSADAGTTVAAAAVPASRPARLRPPLGIVAGGLMLLALTGATILAPALLPTDPNAQDLNAMLQAPSAAHPFGTDNYGRDVLTRVLYGAGIDLRIGVLAVVFPFIFGSLAGAAAGYAGGWADALVMRTVDVITAVPFTVLVIAIVAFLGPGETNILIAIGAVDWIIFARLVRGEVLREKNLEYVAALRAFGFSSRRIVFRHILPNAIAPAVTFLASDIVLVILTASALGFLGLGLRPPAPEWGLMIAEGRTFMYTAWWVATMPGFACMFAGIGFILVGDGLSDLLRVRGQ; from the coding sequence ATGAGCGCGGACGCCGGCACGACCGTCGCGGCCGCCGCCGTTCCCGCGTCGCGTCCGGCGCGCCTCAGGCCGCCGCTCGGGATCGTCGCCGGCGGGCTCATGCTGCTCGCGCTCACGGGCGCCACCATCCTCGCACCCGCGCTGCTGCCCACGGACCCGAACGCGCAGGACCTCAACGCGATGCTGCAGGCGCCGTCGGCGGCCCATCCGTTCGGCACCGACAACTACGGCCGCGACGTCCTGACGCGCGTCCTCTACGGCGCGGGCATCGACCTGCGCATCGGGGTGCTCGCGGTCGTCTTTCCGTTCATCTTCGGCTCGCTCGCCGGGGCCGCCGCCGGCTACGCCGGCGGGTGGGCCGACGCGCTCGTCATGCGCACGGTCGACGTGATCACGGCCGTGCCGTTCACCGTGCTGGTCATCGCCATCGTCGCGTTCCTCGGCCCGGGCGAAACCAACATCCTCATCGCGATCGGCGCGGTCGACTGGATCATTTTCGCGCGGCTCGTCCGCGGCGAAGTGTTGCGGGAGAAGAACCTCGAGTACGTGGCCGCCTTGCGCGCGTTCGGCTTCAGCAGCCGGCGCATCGTCTTCCGGCACATCCTGCCAAACGCGATCGCACCGGCGGTCACGTTCCTCGCCTCGGACATCGTGCTCGTGATCCTGACGGCCTCCGCGCTCGGCTTCCTCGGGCTCGGCCTCCGCCCTCCGGCGCCGGAGTGGGGACTCATGATCGCGGAGGGCCGGACTTTCATGTACACCGCCTGGTGGGTCGCGACGATGCCCGGGTTTGCCTGCATGTTCGCGGGCATCGGGTTCATCCTGGTCGGCGACGGCCTCTCGGACTTGCTGCGCGTGCGGGGCCAGTGA